The stretch of DNA GCAGCCGCGACACGATACTCATGCCGGGTGCGGAGCGGAAACTGGCTACACAATCGTGCCTTCAGGCTTATTGGCGGACCGTTGTCAGCAGATTCATTTCGCTGGGTTAGTCTGGAACCAAAGCAGCGGAGAAAATCTCTTCACCATGCCAGAGACTTTGCGCACAAGCCATTGGACCGCCTTCCCTGTCGAGCTGGTCTTCGCTTTCTTCGCGAATCCAGGCAATCTTCCGCACCTGATGCCGAAGTGGCAGCAAGCCAAGATCGAGAGTTCCCGATTCCTTGCGCCTCCGCCGAGGCCGCTTGCGCCAGATCCTGCGCTGCGATACCAGAGTCCCGCAGCCGGGGAGGGTTCCGAGATGGTCCTCACCTTTCGCCCGATCCATCGTCTTCCATTCCGGATCAGCTGGCTGGCTCGCATTACCGAATTCGTCTGGAACAGCCACTTTTGCGACGAGCAGCTCACAGGCCCGTTCCGCTCCTGGAAACACCGTCACGGAATTGTTGCCGAAACCCGGGATGGGGTAAATGGAACGCTGATTTCAGATAAGGTCGAATACAGCCTGCCGGGCGGTCCGCTGGGCTCGCTTGCCAATGCGCTCTTTGTCCGGAGGCAGATGGAAGCCGCGTTCGCTTACCGGCTGAGGCGGATTGAAGAGATCCTTCCGGTCGCCGCGAGACAGGCGACGCGGAGAAATTAGAGGCCACAAACGAAGACGACCCCCGGCAATGCCGGAGGTCGCTGGCCGAAACGGATTCTCGGTTTATTAGAAGTGATACGCGACGCCAATCACAGGATTGTTGATGTTGTAGAGACGATTGGTCGAGAGCGGGCTGTAGCCAAAGTTCGGGACTTTGGACAGGAATGCGCGGTATTCGGCCCGGATATCGAAGCTGGGGCTGATTTCATAAGCGATTCCGCCGCCGTAAAGTCCGACGATCGTGGTCTGGGACTTGACGTCCAGCGTGGTCGTGGCAAGATTCCGGATGTTGCCCCACAGCAGTGCGCCGCCGCCCGCTTCCACAAAGGGATTGAAATTATGGAAGTTGAAGTTGTAGACGTACGCAGCCGTTACCTCCTGCGTGCGCGCATTCACCTGATAGTTGAACGAGGGAGCTACGTAATGCAGGCTGTTCTGCGAGTACGAGTAGTTTGCCTCGACCGCGCCGCGGGGCGTGAGCATAAAGCGGTAGCTAAACAACGCGCCCAAGCCACGCTTGGCAGCGACTTTGACGTCGGTGGAACTCGTGACATACGGCTCGAAAATACCCGATCCGCTGATGCTAACGTCCTGACGGCTTTCCTGGGCTCGACCTGCGACCGTACCGATGGTCAACAGGAGTGCAAGTAGGGCAATTTTCTTCATTCGGTCGTGAACCTCTGGGACTGTCCGCACTGCCTCACGGCCAAACGGAGCATGTCAAT from Acidicapsa acidisoli encodes:
- a CDS encoding SRPBCC family protein; its protein translation is MPETLRTSHWTAFPVELVFAFFANPGNLPHLMPKWQQAKIESSRFLAPPPRPLAPDPALRYQSPAAGEGSEMVLTFRPIHRLPFRISWLARITEFVWNSHFCDEQLTGPFRSWKHRHGIVAETRDGVNGTLISDKVEYSLPGGPLGSLANALFVRRQMEAAFAYRLRRIEEILPVAARQATRRN
- a CDS encoding outer membrane protein; this translates as MKKIALLALLLTIGTVAGRAQESRQDVSISGSGIFEPYVTSSTDVKVAAKRGLGALFSYRFMLTPRGAVEANYSYSQNSLHYVAPSFNYQVNARTQEVTAAYVYNFNFHNFNPFVEAGGGALLWGNIRNLATTTLDVKSQTTIVGLYGGGIAYEISPSFDIRAEYRAFLSKVPNFGYSPLSTNRLYNINNPVIGVAYHF